In Pseudomonadota bacterium, the genomic stretch GCCCGGTGGCAATGTCCAGCATGACCTCCTGCTGGTTGAGCAGCGCGGACAGGCAGCGCGGCAGCTGGTCATACACCGCCTGCTCGGTCTCGGCGCGGTGCAGCGGGTCGAAGCGCGACTGCTGTATGAACGTATCGGCGATGAGTTCTGCGGCGGCGTCATGGAACGCCTGAACACCTGGGCCCTCGACCACGTCCACGCTGTGCCGCTCCACCTGCTCATGCACATCGATGCGCGTCAGCACCGCCTGGTGCAACTGCAATTCGAGGTGCTGGTAGCGCCCGGGGCCGGCGACACCGGCCACGGCCGCGACGACGGCCTCCACGAGGCCCACGGCCTTGAACGGGCAGGACTGGCTGATGCCGAGGAGCAGCGCCAGTTGCGCGGTGGTGAAATTCCCCGGCACGGCAAAGATCACTTCCTTCGGCTTGCCCGCCCGTTCATACAACGAGAGCAGCTGATGCCACGCCAGGTCCGCGTTGTGGCGCAGCGGCCCCGCGGGGGCCGGCCATGGGTCCTGGCTCAGCGCCGACCAGAACCGGTTGAACGTGTGGCGCGGATGCAGTTGCGCCATCCGTGCGGCCTGCTCGCCGAGGTACAGGTTATCGCCCTGGATGACGGCGACGCCGGGGCAGCGGAGCAGCAGGCGATCCCCCTGGCTGAGGCGGATCTCCGCATCGTTCAGCTCGATGATGCAGGCCTGGGACATGGGCTGGGGCGTCAGCGCACCTGCAGATGGCTGATCAGATTGGTGTCGCAGTAGTGCTGCGCATCCAGCACCAGGCGCTCCTGCAACAGCTGCAACTGGTGCATCAGGAACATGATGATCATGCTGACAACGAGCGCGATGAACGTGGAGTTGAAGGCCACGCCCAGGCTGACCGTGACGCCGACGATGTCGCCCTCCACGGCCCTTTGCGCCTGGCCCAGGGCGTCGCCGATGCCGCGCACCGTGCCCAGGAAGCCGATGGACGGGATGGCCCAGATGATATAGCGCACCAGCGAGAGCTCCGAGTCGAGCCGATCCGACTCCACGTCGCAGACGTCGCGCACGGCCGCCGCCGCATCCTGGATGCTGCGCGTGGACCCGAAGCGCTGCAGCGCCGTGAGCAGGGCGCGCGGCAGCAGATACTCGCGCTGATCCGCGGGCAGCGCCTGCAGCGGGCGCGCAAACTTGCGCGCATCCTCCGGCAGGATGCTGATGCCCTCGGTCACCTCCAGCAGCGAGTGGCGCAGCAGGCGGCGTTCCTCGATGGTCTGATATAGCTTGAGCCCCATGATGGCCACGGCCCACAACGCCAGGATGATCTCGGACTCCTGCTCATAGTCCTTCAGCACAATATAGATCGAGCGCGGCATCTCGGCCGCCTCGGCGGCCTGCTGCCGGGCGCGCTGCTCGGCCAGCAGCGCGTCCGCATTCGGCCAGACCAC encodes the following:
- a CDS encoding MotA/TolQ/ExbB proton channel family protein; translation: MRHTVISDFFFHLASLIVSIILVHTFYVMVVWPNADALLAEQRARQQAAEAAEMPRSIYIVLKDYEQESEIILALWAVAIMGLKLYQTIEERRLLRHSLLEVTEGISILPEDARKFARPLQALPADQREYLLPRALLTALQRFGSTRSIQDAAAAVRDVCDVESDRLDSELSLVRYIIWAIPSIGFLGTVRGIGDALGQAQRAVEGDIVGVTVSLGVAFNSTFIALVVSMIIMFLMHQLQLLQERLVLDAQHYCDTNLISHLQVR